Below is a genomic region from Vibrio pomeroyi.
GTCATGTTGAGCGATAGATTGTAGTCGCTGTGATTCAGTTTGCTATCTTTTTCTCGGACGCTTTTCTACCAAGCCGTTGCGCTCTAAGCCGCGTCTTACGCTGCTGCATAGTTTACCAAAACGACGCAGTTCTTCGAAGTTTGGTCCTTGTCCGGTTGAAATACTGTGTTCCCAGTACATCAACTCACTGTCGACCATCTCCAATAATTTCTTAGAGCAACCAGAACAGTTACCTTTTGGACCACAGATAAACGTCTCTGATTCGTAAAGGGGGAGTTCGTTTTTCACTTCTTCGATTAGATTCAACATCGCCGAGTTTAAGTCTGGCTTTTTGCTCGTGAGTGGTTTCAAGCTTAGTGCTTGAGACGCCACCATTGAAGGGGTTTGTGTGTTGGATTGTGAATTCAAAGCAGCTGATGACATATCAAAGGCCTCAAGGAAAGAAGAAGAGGGGCATGCTACTCTTCACAAGAAAGTGAACCTTGATGTAGTGCAATAAGCGTGGATATATACCCAAAAGAGGTAGGAGCCACAATCGTTGTGACTCCTCTTTTAAGGCTTGTTACTAATGAGAACCCTTAGAATTCAGCGTCAAACTGGAACTCCATCCACTCTTTGGTGACTGGGTGATGAAGTGCAAGCCTTTCAGCGTGCAGGTGAAGACGGTCAGCTTTGTTGCCATACAAGCCGTCACCAACGATAGGCATGTTAAGCCCTTCTTCGTGTGAACAGTGAACGCGCAATTGGTGAGTACGGCCAGTTTTCGGGTGCAGATAAACCTTGGTTGTTGCTTGGTTTCGCTCAATCACTTCCCACTTGGTTTCAGCTGGCTTGCCGTATTCGAAGCAGACAATCTGACGAGGACGATCGTACAAATCGCCACGCAGTGGCAAGCGAACATAACCTTCATCTTCCGTTAGAACACCTTCAATCATCGCTACGTATCGCTTCTCGACTTCACGAGTAATGAACTGCTTCTGCAAGCTTTTGTTCGCACGTCGTGTGAGGGCAAATATCAGAATGCCAGAGGTCGCCATGTCTAAGCGGTGAATAACAAATGGCCCTTCAACATCAGGGTGCATTTCTTGAACGCGAGTATAAGCCGAATCTTTGATGGTTTTGCCCGGTACAGATAGAAAACCGGCTGGCTTGTGTACCACAACGATGTGATCGTCTTGGAACAAGATATCGAGGTCTTTGCCTTCTGCAGGATTTTCTAGTAATGGGTTGGGATCGACTTCTAGACCTTTCATCATGTGGCCTAAAATCGGTACACACTTACTCTGACAAGAAGCGTAGTATTTCTTGTGCTTACGGATTTCAGACTTCGGTGAACGGCCCCACCAAAACTCAGCCAGTGCCAGTGGCTCATAGCCATTCAGATACGCATATTGCAGAAGCTTTGGCGCGGCACATTCGCCAGAACCTGCTGGTGGAATCTTGTTTGGCGTATTTTCAAAGATCTGGTTAAGGTCTTCGACATTGCCTTCCGCATTTTGGAAAGCATATTGTGAAAACAGCTTGTGCTGAAGTTGATGAGAGATGTGTGCTCTTTGCTCTTTGAGCTCAGCTAATTGAGTCGTAAACACGTCAACTTTGCCTTGAAGCTCATTCAGAGTTTGTTCCCAGTTGAGCTTAAGGTATTTCTGTTGATTCTTGTCGGCAACACTGGCTTTGTTTAGCTCGTTATTTAGCTGTTCGAAAGCTTGCTCATCAAGGTTTTCTTTACCTTGTTCACGTTGTTCTTTACGCGTTTTTCGACCTTCAATAATCAACAAGCGTTGCGCTTCAATCTCTTGTTCTGCCTGTGCTTTCTGCTGTGCTAACTGTTCACACAGATCCAGGTATTCAGCGTTCACTTGCAGGGCTTTAAATTTCGCATTCACAGCCATCATGTCAGCCGTGTCTTGATGGAAAAAGCTGTCACTGCTCAACATATCGAATACGGGGGGCACAAAATGGGGCAGTAGGTTTTGGTCGGCTATTTTCCCAGAGAAAGCAGAAAAGTAACCCAGCTCACCTTCTGGGCTTCTTACTAACAACACACCAAACATCTTGCCGCGACCGGCATCAGAATCGAGTCCGAAGTCATGTTGCCAATCGGTTTGTGTTTCTAGGTATTGTTGAAGCTGGTGCGAGGCGATTTCACACAGTGGGTGCGGTTCATAGTAGAACGGGAAGGTGAAACGCTCAGGCAACGCATATGACTCTATCGGCTGTTGAAAGCGAGTGAAGCAATGCTCAGGTGTGTGGCTGTTTTCTGAGTCGTGCGTTGGTTTTGATGAGTGCATATTGTCGTCTTACTTCATGGTGATAAATGGCTGTGGATCTATGGTGTATGCTTTGAGAGCTTAAACACAGTACAAGGCGGCGATTCTACTCTTTATCGAAATGCGCCTCAAATAAGAATCGCTCAATGACTGGGTACGAAAGCTGTTCTTGGACATATTAGGTTTATTCTTTGGCACAAAACCTCAGCAGTTGCGCTTGATACTCATAAATTGATGAGTGGCGTCTCGTTTTTAATCATAGAAGACAACTTCGCAAACGAAGGGTGGTAGCCTTGCCGCCCTCTTGTTCAACCTAAGGTAACATTATGATTCCACTCAATACTTCGATTGTATCTGGTGTCGCAATTTCTGAGATCGACGGACAAACGAAAATGCTATTAATGAAGCGTGTGAAAGGCGAGTTTTGGTGCCATGTCGCAGGCTCGATTGAAGCTGGTGAAACAGGCTGGCAGGCTATTGTTCGTGAGTTTGAAGAAGAGACACAGATTCAAGTACAAGACTTGTATAACGCTCAGTTTCTAGAGCAGTTTTACGAGGCGCACGTGAACGTGATTGAGTTAATCCCAGTGTTTGCGGTTGTATGTCCGCCCAACCAAGCGATAGAA
It encodes:
- a CDS encoding pseudouridine synthase encodes the protein MHSSKPTHDSENSHTPEHCFTRFQQPIESYALPERFTFPFYYEPHPLCEIASHQLQQYLETQTDWQHDFGLDSDAGRGKMFGVLLVRSPEGELGYFSAFSGKIADQNLLPHFVPPVFDMLSSDSFFHQDTADMMAVNAKFKALQVNAEYLDLCEQLAQQKAQAEQEIEAQRLLIIEGRKTRKEQREQGKENLDEQAFEQLNNELNKASVADKNQQKYLKLNWEQTLNELQGKVDVFTTQLAELKEQRAHISHQLQHKLFSQYAFQNAEGNVEDLNQIFENTPNKIPPAGSGECAAPKLLQYAYLNGYEPLALAEFWWGRSPKSEIRKHKKYYASCQSKCVPILGHMMKGLEVDPNPLLENPAEGKDLDILFQDDHIVVVHKPAGFLSVPGKTIKDSAYTRVQEMHPDVEGPFVIHRLDMATSGILIFALTRRANKSLQKQFITREVEKRYVAMIEGVLTEDEGYVRLPLRGDLYDRPRQIVCFEYGKPAETKWEVIERNQATTKVYLHPKTGRTHQLRVHCSHEEGLNMPIVGDGLYGNKADRLHLHAERLALHHPVTKEWMEFQFDAEF
- a CDS encoding NUDIX domain-containing protein codes for the protein MIPLNTSIVSGVAISEIDGQTKMLLMKRVKGEFWCHVAGSIEAGETGWQAIVREFEEETQIQVQDLYNAQFLEQFYEAHVNVIELIPVFAVVCPPNQAIELNDEHTEYRWCSLEEAKALAPFPNQHAVYDHIWSYFVDKPVNPLYRVKLS